In the Streptomyces sp. f51 genome, one interval contains:
- a CDS encoding DUF4232 domain-containing protein, with translation MPPGRGRGLRRLQALGEPERNGVGRAGRCHERRGRRERRPRRGATGGTGTAGGGGTTGGSTKGGTSAGSGGGRTGGTGTGGSKGSKGGTGSGGSTVAACTQKELGVSAVKERDNRHLVLTVHNASDKKCDLYGYPVVTLGADAQFTTPVIKDSDGTPGVPVTLDPGREAYAALLVGSGNTGGYEAKSITLSLQGGKPGSSVGKPIDVPMPVSTLHADNGQLVTYWTTASGFALRFIMSK, from the coding sequence GTGCCACCCGGGCGCGGCCGAGGGCTCCGACGGCTCCAGGCCCTCGGCGAGCCCGAGCGGAACGGCGTCGGCCGCGCCGGGCGGTGCCACGAGCGACGCGGGCGGCGAGAGCGCCGTCCCCGGCGGGGCGCCACGGGCGGCACGGGCACCGCCGGCGGCGGAGGTACCACGGGCGGCAGCACCAAGGGCGGCACGAGCGCCGGCAGCGGCGGCGGCAGGACGGGCGGCACCGGTACGGGCGGCTCCAAGGGCTCCAAGGGCGGTACGGGTAGCGGTGGCAGCACCGTCGCCGCCTGCACCCAGAAGGAACTCGGGGTGTCCGCCGTGAAGGAGCGGGACAACCGCCACCTCGTCCTCACGGTGCACAACGCGAGCGACAAGAAGTGCGACCTCTACGGCTACCCCGTCGTGACGCTCGGCGCCGACGCCCAGTTCACGACCCCCGTGATCAAGGACAGCGACGGGACCCCGGGGGTGCCCGTCACCCTCGACCCGGGCCGGGAGGCCTACGCCGCCCTGCTCGTCGGCAGCGGCAACACGGGTGGGTACGAGGCGAAGAGCATCACCCTGAGCCTCCAGGGCGGCAAGCCCGGCAGCAGCGTGGGCAAGCCGATCGACGTCCCGATGCCCGTCAGCACGCTGCACGCGGACAACGGCCAGCTGGTCACCTACTGGACGACCGCTTCCGGCTTCGCCCTGCGGTTCATCATGTCGAAGTGA